The Enterobacter kobei genome has a segment encoding these proteins:
- the nagK gene encoding N-acetylglucosamine kinase gives MYYGFDIGGTKIALGVFDKDLRLQWETRVPTPRESYDEFLTAIATLVAQADERFGVKGSVGIGIPGMPETDDGTLYAANVPAASGKPLRADLAARLERDVRLDNDANCFALSEAWDDEFRQYPLVMGLILGTGVGGGIVINGKPITGRSYITGEFGHIRLPVDALDVVGREFPLTRCGCGQHGCIENYLSGRGFAWLYEHFYHQKLEAPQIITLWEQGDAQAREHVERYLDLLAVCLGNILTIVDPDLLVIGGGLSNFTAITEQLSGRLPRHLLPVARVPRIERARHGDAGGMRGAAFLHLTD, from the coding sequence AAACGCGCGTTCCCACGCCGCGCGAGAGTTACGACGAATTTTTAACCGCCATTGCCACGCTGGTGGCGCAAGCAGATGAACGCTTTGGCGTCAAAGGCAGCGTCGGCATTGGTATTCCGGGCATGCCCGAAACCGACGACGGCACGCTGTATGCCGCCAACGTACCTGCTGCAAGCGGCAAACCGCTGCGCGCCGATCTCGCTGCCCGCCTTGAACGCGACGTGCGTTTAGATAACGATGCCAACTGTTTTGCGCTCTCTGAAGCCTGGGATGATGAATTCCGTCAGTATCCATTGGTCATGGGACTGATCCTCGGCACGGGCGTCGGCGGAGGGATCGTGATCAACGGTAAGCCCATCACCGGGCGTAGCTATATCACCGGTGAGTTCGGCCATATCCGCTTGCCGGTGGATGCCCTGGACGTTGTCGGGCGTGAGTTTCCGCTGACCCGCTGCGGCTGCGGCCAGCACGGCTGTATTGAGAACTACCTCTCCGGCCGCGGGTTTGCATGGCTTTACGAACACTTCTATCATCAGAAACTTGAGGCCCCTCAAATCATTACCTTGTGGGAGCAAGGGGATGCGCAGGCGCGTGAGCACGTTGAGCGCTATCTGGATCTGCTGGCGGTATGTCTGGGAAATATTCTCACTATCGTCGACCCGGATCTGCTGGTGATTGGGGGAGGGTTGTCAAACTTCACTGCGATTACGGAACAGTTGTCCGGGCGTTTGCCCCGACATTTATTGCCGGTTGCACGCGTGCCGCGTATTGAACGTGCGCGACACGGGGACGCAGGAGGCATGCGCGGAGCCGCATTCCTTCATCTCACCGATTAG
- the cobB gene encoding Sir2 family NAD+-dependent deacetylase has product MLSRRQGRLSRFRKNKRRLRERLRQRIFFRDRMMPEAMDKPRVVVLTGAGISAESGIRTFRAADGLWEEHRVEDVATPEGFARDPDLVQAFYNARRRQLQQPEIAPNPAHLALAKLEEALGDRFLLVTQNIDNLHERAGNKNIIHMHGELLKVRCAWSGQVLDWKEDVLPEDKCHCCQFPARLRPHVVWFGEMPLGMDDIYSALAMADVFIAIGTSGHVYPAAGFVHEARLHGAHTVELNLEPSQVGSEFEEKHYGLASAVVPEFVDKLLKGL; this is encoded by the coding sequence ATGCTGTCGCGTCGCCAGGGTCGACTCAGCCGTTTTCGCAAAAACAAACGCCGCTTACGTGAGCGCTTGCGTCAGCGGATCTTTTTCAGAGACAGAATGATGCCAGAAGCGATGGATAAACCCAGAGTGGTGGTGCTGACCGGGGCGGGGATCTCCGCTGAGTCAGGAATTCGAACCTTCCGCGCGGCGGACGGACTGTGGGAAGAACACCGCGTGGAGGATGTCGCCACGCCGGAAGGTTTTGCCCGCGATCCGGATCTCGTGCAGGCGTTTTACAACGCCCGCCGTCGCCAGCTGCAGCAGCCTGAGATTGCGCCCAATCCGGCGCATCTGGCGCTGGCGAAGCTGGAAGAGGCGCTGGGGGATCGTTTCCTGCTGGTGACGCAGAATATCGACAACCTGCATGAGCGAGCCGGTAACAAAAACATCATCCACATGCACGGTGAGTTGCTCAAAGTTCGCTGTGCCTGGAGCGGCCAGGTGCTGGACTGGAAAGAGGACGTGCTGCCAGAAGACAAATGTCACTGCTGTCAGTTCCCCGCACGCCTGCGCCCGCACGTGGTGTGGTTCGGCGAGATGCCCCTGGGGATGGATGATATTTACAGCGCGCTGGCGATGGCAGACGTGTTTATCGCCATTGGTACATCCGGCCATGTTTACCCGGCGGCGGGGTTTGTTCACGAAGCGCGACTGCACGGCGCCCATACGGTTGAGCTCAATCTGGAGCCAAGCCAGGTGGGCAGCGAGTTTGAAGAGAAACACTACGGTCTGGCAAGCGCGGTCGTCCCGGAATTTGTCGACAAGCTGCTGAAAGGGCTTTAG
- a CDS encoding EAL and HDOD domain-containing protein: MYGFIARQPIFNPEMKTVAYELLFREGMTNRFPDVSAEYATSRMISDQFLCVPAQRIAGEHTSFINFPSRMVIDRSGEALDKESVVIEILEDAVPGAELLQAVREMNAHGYHFALDDFTLAPEWDAFLPYISVLKFDIRNYTLAQIKQYLASRKNETAHIKYLAEKIETKEEFIRFRDEGFSLFQGYFFCRPEMIKYKRLSQNQLAIFRLQMEIGRNKPDYRIIESLIKSDLTLSWKIMRYMKHTAFKHVGACNFSKLTLSEVLRYLGENQLRRFVAVVVLASADNDTVSELYPLSMMRGKFCELIAEAINEPTLAENAFLCGLFSLLDTLLELPMTELMKQIAVPQSVSNALCHQEGQLADMIALCRYYEQQQWEEATRLSRALGLSDDDVVEAMRRATIWAGENAAS; the protein is encoded by the coding sequence ATGTACGGATTTATCGCCAGACAACCCATTTTTAACCCGGAGATGAAGACGGTCGCCTATGAACTGCTCTTCAGAGAGGGAATGACAAACCGTTTTCCGGATGTCTCGGCGGAATATGCGACATCCAGAATGATATCAGATCAGTTTTTATGTGTACCCGCGCAACGGATCGCCGGGGAGCACACGTCGTTTATTAATTTTCCCTCCCGGATGGTCATCGACCGGAGCGGAGAAGCGCTCGATAAAGAGAGCGTGGTCATTGAGATACTGGAAGATGCGGTTCCGGGGGCTGAGCTGTTGCAGGCCGTCAGAGAGATGAATGCGCACGGCTACCACTTCGCGCTCGATGATTTCACCCTCGCTCCGGAATGGGATGCGTTTTTACCTTATATTTCGGTTCTGAAATTCGATATCAGAAATTATACCTTAGCGCAAATTAAACAGTATCTGGCATCGCGTAAGAACGAGACCGCACATATAAAATATCTCGCTGAAAAAATTGAGACTAAAGAGGAATTTATTCGATTCAGAGATGAAGGATTTTCTCTGTTTCAGGGTTATTTTTTCTGCCGTCCGGAGATGATTAAATATAAACGTTTATCGCAAAATCAGCTTGCGATTTTCCGCCTGCAAATGGAAATCGGACGTAATAAACCTGATTATCGCATTATCGAATCGCTGATAAAAAGTGATCTCACCCTCTCCTGGAAAATTATGCGCTACATGAAGCACACGGCATTTAAACATGTTGGTGCCTGTAATTTCAGCAAGTTAACCCTAAGTGAGGTACTCCGCTATCTTGGGGAGAATCAGCTGAGACGGTTCGTTGCCGTCGTGGTCCTGGCGAGTGCGGACAATGACACCGTCAGCGAGCTTTATCCGTTGAGCATGATGCGTGGTAAATTCTGCGAATTGATCGCAGAGGCGATAAACGAACCGACGCTGGCTGAAAATGCTTTTCTGTGCGGCCTGTTCTCGCTGCTGGATACTCTCCTTGAACTGCCGATGACCGAGTTGATGAAGCAGATTGCGGTGCCGCAGAGCGTGAGCAACGCACTGTGCCATCAGGAGGGGCAGCTAGCTGATATGATCGCACTCTGTCGTTACTACGAGCAGCAGCAGTGGGAGGAGGCGACAAGACTGAGTCGCGCACTGGGGCTGTCGGATGATGATGTGGTCGAGGCGATGAGAAGGGCGACGATTTGGGCTGGCGAGAATGCGGCCAGTTAA
- the potD gene encoding spermidine/putrescine ABC transporter substrate-binding protein PotD codes for MKKMLAAAALVLGMGAAHADDGKTLYFYNWTEYVPPGLLEQFTKETGIKVIYSTYESNETMYAKLKTYKDGAYDLVVPSTYFVDKMRKEGMIQKIDKTKLTHFNNLDPEMLNKPFDPNNDYSIPYIWGATAIGVNSEAIDPKTVTSWADLWKPEYKGSLLLTDDAREVFQVALRKLGYSGNTTDPKDIEAAYNELKKLMPNVAAFNSDNPANPYMEGEVNLGMVWNGSAYVARWAGTPLEVVWPKEGGIFWMDSLAIPANAKNVEGALKLINFLLRPDVAKQVAETIGYPTPNLAARKLLKPEVANDKSLYPDADTISKGEWQNDVGDASRLYEEYYQKLKAGR; via the coding sequence ATGAAAAAAATGCTCGCCGCTGCGGCACTGGTACTTGGCATGGGTGCCGCGCACGCTGATGACGGTAAAACGCTCTACTTCTATAACTGGACCGAGTATGTGCCACCGGGCCTGCTGGAACAGTTTACGAAAGAGACGGGCATCAAGGTCATCTACTCGACCTACGAGTCGAATGAAACCATGTATGCCAAGCTCAAAACCTACAAAGACGGCGCATATGATCTGGTGGTGCCGTCTACCTACTTTGTCGACAAAATGCGCAAAGAGGGCATGATTCAGAAGATCGATAAAACGAAGCTCACTCACTTCAACAATCTCGATCCGGAGATGCTCAACAAGCCGTTTGACCCGAATAACGACTACTCCATTCCTTACATCTGGGGCGCAACCGCAATTGGTGTCAACAGCGAGGCTATCGATCCGAAAACCGTTACAAGCTGGGCCGATCTGTGGAAACCGGAATACAAAGGCAGCCTGCTGTTAACCGACGACGCGCGCGAAGTGTTCCAGGTAGCGCTGCGTAAGCTCGGCTACTCCGGCAATACGACGGACCCAAAAGATATTGAAGCGGCCTATAACGAGCTGAAAAAGCTGATGCCTAACGTTGCGGCATTTAACTCTGATAACCCGGCAAACCCGTATATGGAAGGCGAAGTGAATCTGGGCATGGTGTGGAACGGCTCCGCGTATGTTGCCCGTTGGGCCGGTACGCCGCTGGAGGTAGTGTGGCCGAAAGAAGGCGGGATCTTCTGGATGGATAGCCTCGCGATCCCTGCCAATGCCAAAAACGTGGAGGGTGCGCTGAAGCTGATTAACTTCCTGCTGCGCCCGGACGTGGCGAAGCAGGTTGCCGAAACGATTGGCTACCCGACACCGAACCTCGCGGCACGCAAGCTGCTGAAGCCTGAAGTGGCTAACGATAAGTCACTCTATCCGGATGCCGACACCATCAGCAAAGGGGAATGGCAGAACGACGTTGGTGACGCCAGCCGCCTCTACGAAGAGTATTACCAGAAACTAAAAGCGGGCCGATAA
- the potC gene encoding spermidine/putrescine ABC transporter permease PotC: MIGRLLRGGFMTAIYAYLYIPIIILIVNSFNSSRFGINWQGFTTNWYSLLMNNDSLLQAAQHSLTMAIFSATFATLIGSLTAVALYRYRFRGKPFVSGMLFVVMMSPDIVMAISLLVLFMLLGIQLGFWSLLFSHITFCLPFVVVTVFARLKGFDVRMLEAAKDLGASEMTILRKIILPLAMPAVAAGWLLSFTLSMDDVVVSSFVTGPSYEILPLKIYSMVKVGVSPEVNALATILLVFSLVLVIASQIIARDKTKSQGTMK, encoded by the coding sequence ATGATCGGTCGACTGCTTCGCGGCGGTTTTATGACCGCCATTTACGCTTACCTTTATATTCCGATTATCATTTTGATCGTGAATTCGTTTAACAGTTCACGCTTCGGCATCAACTGGCAGGGCTTTACCACCAACTGGTACAGCCTGCTGATGAATAATGACAGTCTGCTGCAGGCCGCTCAGCACTCGCTGACGATGGCGATTTTCTCCGCCACCTTCGCCACGCTGATCGGTTCCCTCACCGCGGTGGCATTGTATCGCTATCGCTTTCGCGGTAAGCCGTTCGTCAGCGGCATGCTGTTTGTGGTAATGATGTCGCCGGATATCGTGATGGCGATTTCGCTGCTGGTGCTGTTTATGCTGCTGGGCATTCAGCTTGGCTTCTGGTCGCTGCTGTTTTCCCACATCACCTTCTGCCTTCCGTTTGTGGTGGTTACCGTCTTTGCACGTCTGAAAGGGTTTGACGTGCGTATGCTTGAGGCGGCGAAAGATCTGGGGGCCAGCGAGATGACCATCCTGCGCAAAATCATTCTGCCGCTGGCGATGCCCGCGGTAGCCGCAGGATGGCTACTCAGCTTTACGCTGTCGATGGATGACGTGGTTGTTTCTTCGTTCGTGACCGGGCCGAGTTACGAAATCCTGCCACTGAAGATCTATTCGATGGTCAAAGTCGGCGTCTCACCTGAAGTGAACGCGCTGGCGACCATTCTGTTGGTGTTTTCGCTGGTTCTGGTGATTGCCAGCCAGATTATTGCTCGTGATAAAACAAAATCTCAGGGGACAATGAAATGA
- the potB gene encoding spermidine/putrescine ABC transporter permease PotB, which translates to MKNTSKFQKVVITTILGWLVLFVFLPNLMIIATSFLTRDDAHFVKLVFTLDNYARLLDPLYFDVLLHSLNMALIATVTCLLLGYPFAWFLAGLPQKVRPLLLFLLIVPFWTNSLIRIYGLKIFLSTKGYLNAFLLWLGVIDTPVRIMFTPGAVIIGLVYILLPFMVMPLYSSIEKLDKPLLEAAKDLGANKLQTFIRIIIPLTMPGIIAGCLLVMLPAMGLFYVSDLMGGAKNLLIGNVIKSQFLNIRDWPFGSATSITLTVVMGLMLLVYWRASRLLNKKVELE; encoded by the coding sequence ATGAAGAACACAAGTAAATTCCAGAAGGTGGTGATTACCACTATCCTCGGTTGGCTTGTGTTATTTGTCTTTTTACCCAACCTGATGATCATCGCCACCAGCTTTCTGACACGCGACGATGCCCACTTCGTTAAGCTGGTCTTTACGCTGGATAACTACGCGCGCCTGCTCGACCCGCTCTATTTTGACGTGCTTCTGCACTCGCTGAATATGGCGCTGATTGCTACCGTCACCTGCCTGCTACTGGGGTATCCTTTCGCATGGTTCCTGGCCGGGCTGCCACAAAAGGTGCGCCCGCTTTTGCTGTTTCTGTTGATTGTGCCGTTCTGGACCAATTCGCTGATTCGCATCTACGGGTTAAAAATCTTCCTGAGCACCAAAGGCTACCTCAACGCGTTTCTGCTGTGGCTGGGGGTGATTGATACCCCTGTACGCATCATGTTTACTCCGGGTGCGGTGATTATTGGCCTTGTCTATATTCTGCTGCCGTTTATGGTGATGCCGCTCTACTCCAGCATCGAGAAGCTCGATAAACCGCTGCTGGAAGCGGCAAAAGATCTGGGTGCTAACAAGCTGCAAACCTTTATCCGCATTATCATTCCACTGACCATGCCCGGCATTATCGCCGGTTGTCTGCTGGTGATGCTCCCGGCAATGGGGCTGTTCTACGTGTCAGATCTCATGGGCGGAGCAAAAAACCTGCTGATTGGTAACGTGATCAAGAGCCAGTTCCTGAACATCCGCGACTGGCCGTTCGGATCCGCGACCAGCATTACGCTGACGGTGGTAATGGGGCTGATGCTGCTGGTCTACTGGCGGGCCTCACGATTGCTGAATAAAAAGGTGGAACTCGAATGA
- the potA gene encoding spermidine/putrescine ABC transporter ATP-binding protein PotA — MRRLYGTVQKLNTQPRSRSPLVQLERIRKSFDGKDVISDLNLTINDGEFLTLLGPSGCGKTTVLRLIAGLESVDNGHIHLENQDITQVPAEDRHVNTVFQSYALFPHMTVFENVAFGLRMQKTPASEIPPRVTEALRMVQLDEFAQRKPHQLSGGQQQRVAIARAVVNKPRLLLLDESLSALDYKLRKQMQNELKALQRKLGITFVFVTHDQEEALTMSDRIVVMRDGKIEQDGTPREIYEEPKNLFVASFIGEINIFNATVIERLDDRRVRANVEGRECNITVNFAVEKGQKLNVLLRPEDLRVDEIHGNTEAEGLIGYIRERNYKGMTLESVVELENGKMVMVSEFFNEDDPDFDHSLDQKMVINWVESWEVVLADEEHK; from the coding sequence CTGAGGCGTCTATATGGGACAGTGCAAAAATTGAATACACAACCCCGTTCTCGTTCACCGCTGGTGCAACTTGAACGAATTCGTAAAAGTTTTGATGGCAAAGATGTCATTTCCGACCTCAATCTGACCATCAATGACGGCGAGTTTCTTACGCTGCTTGGCCCCTCCGGCTGCGGCAAGACAACCGTACTGCGCCTTATCGCCGGGCTGGAAAGCGTCGATAATGGCCACATCCATCTTGAGAACCAGGACATAACCCAGGTTCCTGCCGAAGATCGCCACGTCAATACCGTCTTTCAGAGCTATGCCCTGTTCCCGCACATGACCGTGTTTGAGAACGTGGCGTTTGGCCTGCGGATGCAAAAAACGCCGGCCAGCGAGATCCCCCCGCGCGTCACGGAAGCCCTGCGGATGGTGCAGCTGGACGAGTTTGCTCAGCGAAAACCCCACCAGCTCTCCGGCGGTCAGCAGCAGCGCGTGGCCATTGCCCGTGCCGTGGTCAATAAACCGCGCCTGCTTCTGTTAGATGAGTCGCTTTCCGCGCTGGACTACAAACTGCGCAAGCAGATGCAGAACGAGCTGAAGGCGCTACAGCGCAAGCTTGGCATCACCTTTGTCTTCGTCACCCACGACCAGGAAGAGGCGCTGACCATGTCAGACCGTATTGTGGTAATGCGCGATGGCAAAATAGAGCAGGACGGCACGCCGCGTGAAATTTACGAAGAGCCGAAAAACCTGTTTGTCGCCAGCTTCATTGGCGAAATCAATATCTTTAATGCCACGGTGATTGAACGTCTGGACGATCGGCGCGTGCGCGCGAACGTGGAAGGACGTGAATGCAATATCACCGTGAACTTCGCCGTCGAGAAGGGACAAAAACTCAACGTCCTGCTGCGTCCTGAAGATCTGCGTGTCGATGAAATTCACGGTAATACCGAAGCCGAAGGGCTTATCGGCTATATCCGCGAGCGCAATTACAAAGGGATGACGCTGGAGTCCGTCGTCGAACTGGAAAATGGCAAAATGGTGATGGTCAGCGAATTCTTTAACGAGGACGATCCTGACTTCGACCACTCTCTCGACCAGAAAATGGTTATCAACTGGGTAGAAAGCTGGGAGGTTGTACTGGCTGATGAAGAACACAAGTAA
- a CDS encoding cupin domain-containing protein, which yields MDYHLTLNWPEFIERYWQKRPVVLKRGFSNFVDPISPDELAGLAMENEVDSRLVSHQDGKWQVSHGPFESYDHLGENNWSLLVQAVNHWHEPTAALMRPFRALPDWRMDDLMISFSVPGGGVGPHLDQYDVFIIQGTGRRRWRVGEKVPMKQHCPHPDLLQVDPFEGIIDEELEPGDILYIPPGFPHEGYSLENSLNYSVGFRAPSGREMISGFADYVLQRELGSYRYSDPDVPAREHPADILPAELDKLRGMMLDLINEPEHFRQWFGEFISQSRHELDVAPPEPPYQADEIYDALQQGDKLVRLGGLRVLRIGEEVFVNGEKLDSPHRPALEAIASHMVLTAETFGDALEDPSFLAMLAALVNSGYWFFED from the coding sequence ATGGATTATCACTTAACGCTTAACTGGCCCGAGTTTATTGAACGTTACTGGCAAAAACGCCCGGTGGTTCTGAAACGTGGGTTCAGCAACTTTGTCGACCCTATCTCGCCTGACGAACTGGCCGGTCTGGCCATGGAAAACGAAGTCGACAGCCGCCTGGTCAGTCACCAGGACGGGAAATGGCAGGTCAGTCACGGTCCTTTCGAAAGCTATGATCATCTCGGTGAAAACAACTGGTCGCTGCTGGTGCAGGCCGTCAACCACTGGCACGAACCCACTGCCGCGCTAATGCGCCCGTTCCGCGCCCTGCCCGACTGGCGGATGGACGATCTGATGATCTCCTTCTCCGTTCCGGGTGGCGGCGTGGGTCCGCACCTGGACCAGTACGACGTGTTTATTATTCAGGGTACGGGTCGCCGCCGCTGGCGCGTGGGCGAGAAAGTGCCGATGAAACAGCACTGTCCGCATCCGGACCTGCTTCAGGTGGATCCGTTTGAAGGGATTATTGATGAAGAGCTGGAGCCAGGCGATATTCTCTACATTCCGCCTGGGTTCCCGCATGAGGGTTACTCCCTGGAAAACTCGCTCAACTACTCGGTTGGGTTCCGCGCACCAAGCGGTCGCGAGATGATCAGCGGCTTTGCCGACTATGTTCTGCAACGCGAGCTGGGCAGCTATCGCTACAGCGATCCGGATGTGCCTGCGCGCGAGCATCCGGCAGATATTCTGCCAGCAGAGCTGGACAAGCTGCGCGGTATGATGCTGGATCTGATCAACGAGCCGGAACATTTCAGACAGTGGTTTGGCGAGTTTATTAGCCAGTCCCGCCACGAGCTGGACGTGGCGCCTCCGGAGCCGCCTTATCAGGCTGACGAGATTTATGATGCCCTTCAGCAGGGCGACAAGCTGGTTCGTCTGGGCGGGTTGCGCGTGCTACGCATCGGTGAAGAGGTCTTCGTCAATGGCGAGAAGCTGGATTCCCCGCACCGTCCTGCACTGGAAGCGATTGCCAGCCATATGGTTCTGACTGCTGAAACCTTTGGCGATGCGCTGGAAGATCCCTCATTCCTCGCCATGCTGGCCGCGCTGGTTAACAGCGGGTATTGGTTTTTTGAGGATTGA
- the phoQ gene encoding two-component system sensor histidine kinase PhoQ — translation MKQILRHILPLSLRVRFLLATAAVVLVLSLSYGMVALVGYSVSFDKTTFRLLRGESNLFYTLAKWENNRISVEMPENLNQQSPTLALIYNEKGKLLWAQRDIPWLVKSIRPEWLKTNGFHEIEADLNTTSSLIREDRSMQQKLNEIREDDAETEMTHSVAINIYPATMNMPQLTIVVIDTIPVELKRSYRVWSWFVYVLAANLLLVIPLLWVAAWWSLRPIESLAREVRELEEHHREKLNPETTRELTSLVRNLNRLLKSERERYDKYRTTLTDLTHSLKTPLAVMQSTLRSMRSSKLSVDDAEPVMLEQISRISQQIGYYLHRASMRSGSALLSRELHPVAPLLDNLTSALNKVYQRKGVNISLDISPEISFVGEKNDFMEVMGNLLDNACKYCLEFVEVSARQTDNELHIIVEDDGPGIPRNKRDVVFDRGQRADTLRPGQGVGLAVAREIVDQYDGKIETSESLLGGARMEVIFGRQQPTSNDS, via the coding sequence ATGAAACAGATTTTGCGCCATATTCTGCCCCTCTCACTGCGGGTTCGTTTTTTGCTGGCAACGGCCGCAGTGGTGCTGGTGCTGTCGCTCTCCTACGGTATGGTCGCCCTGGTGGGTTACAGCGTCAGCTTCGATAAAACAACTTTTCGACTGTTACGTGGCGAAAGTAATCTGTTTTACACTCTGGCGAAATGGGAAAACAACCGTATCAGCGTTGAAATGCCCGAGAACCTGAATCAACAGAGCCCTACTTTAGCTCTGATTTACAACGAAAAAGGGAAGTTGCTGTGGGCGCAAAGAGATATCCCATGGCTGGTTAAAAGCATTCGTCCGGAGTGGCTTAAAACCAATGGTTTTCATGAGATAGAAGCCGATCTTAACACCACCAGCTCGCTGATTCGCGAAGATCGCTCTATGCAGCAGAAACTCAATGAAATCCGCGAGGATGATGCCGAAACGGAGATGACGCACTCCGTGGCGATTAATATCTACCCGGCGACGATGAACATGCCGCAGTTGACCATTGTGGTGATCGACACCATTCCTGTCGAGCTCAAGCGCTCCTACAGGGTCTGGAGCTGGTTCGTTTATGTTCTGGCCGCTAACCTGCTGCTGGTAATCCCGCTGCTTTGGGTGGCGGCGTGGTGGAGCTTGCGCCCCATTGAATCCCTGGCGCGAGAGGTGCGCGAGCTTGAGGAACACCATCGCGAAAAACTCAATCCGGAAACCACCCGTGAGCTGACAAGTCTGGTACGTAATCTCAATCGCCTGCTGAAAAGTGAACGCGAACGCTATGATAAGTACCGTACAACCCTGACTGACCTCACTCACAGCCTGAAAACACCGCTGGCCGTGATGCAAAGTACCCTGCGTTCAATGCGCAGTTCAAAGCTGAGCGTTGATGATGCCGAGCCGGTGATGCTGGAGCAGATCAGTCGAATCTCACAGCAAATTGGCTATTACCTGCACCGCGCCAGTATGCGTTCCGGCAGCGCGCTTCTGAGCCGCGAGCTGCACCCGGTGGCACCGCTGCTGGATAATCTTACGTCCGCCCTCAACAAGGTGTACCAGCGTAAAGGGGTGAACATCAGCCTCGATATCTCGCCTGAGATAAGCTTCGTCGGCGAAAAGAATGACTTCATGGAAGTCATGGGCAACCTGCTGGATAACGCCTGTAAATACTGCCTGGAGTTTGTGGAAGTGTCTGCGCGTCAGACGGATAACGAGTTACATATTATCGTTGAAGATGATGGCCCGGGGATCCCGCGCAATAAACGTGATGTGGTGTTCGATCGCGGCCAGCGCGCCGATACGCTGCGCCCTGGCCAGGGGGTGGGGTTAGCCGTCGCACGTGAAATTGTCGACCAGTACGATGGAAAAATTGAAACCAGCGAAAGTTTGCTGGGCGGCGCCAGAATGGAAGTGATTTTTGGTCGCCAGCAGCCCACATCGAACGATAGTTAA
- the phoP gene encoding two-component system response regulator PhoP, translating to MRVLVVEDNALLRHHLKVQLQEMGHQVDDAEDAKEADYYLNEHLPDIAIVDLGLPDEDGLSLIRRWRSHDVSLPVLVLTAREGWQDKVEVLSAGADDYVTKPFHIEEVAARMQALLRRNSGLASQVISIPPFQVDLSRRELSINNEVIKLTAFEYTIMETLIRNSGKVVSKDSLMLQLYPDAELRESHTIDVLMGRLRKKIQAQYPQDVITTVRGQGYLFELR from the coding sequence ATGCGCGTACTGGTTGTTGAGGATAACGCATTGCTACGCCACCACCTGAAGGTTCAGCTTCAGGAGATGGGACATCAGGTGGACGATGCTGAAGATGCAAAAGAAGCCGATTATTATCTCAATGAACATCTGCCGGATATCGCCATTGTCGATTTAGGCTTGCCTGATGAAGACGGTCTGTCGTTAATTCGTCGCTGGCGCAGCCATGATGTTTCTCTCCCGGTGCTGGTTCTGACCGCCCGCGAAGGCTGGCAGGACAAAGTTGAAGTGCTCAGCGCCGGTGCGGACGATTACGTCACCAAGCCGTTCCATATTGAAGAAGTGGCTGCGCGAATGCAGGCGCTATTACGCCGCAACAGCGGGCTGGCTTCACAGGTTATCTCCATCCCGCCTTTCCAGGTGGATCTCTCCCGACGCGAGCTCTCGATTAACAATGAAGTGATCAAGCTGACCGCATTCGAATACACCATCATGGAAACGCTGATCCGTAACAGTGGCAAGGTTGTGAGCAAAGACTCCTTAATGCTCCAGCTCTACCCGGACGCGGAGCTGCGCGAGAGCCATACTATTGATGTGCTGATGGGGCGTTTGCGTAAGAAAATTCAGGCGCAGTACCCGCAGGATGTGATCACGACGGTCCGCGGCCAGGGCTACCTGTTTGAATTACGCTAA